The Fusobacterium varium DNA window GAAAGGTGAGTTATGGAAAAGATATTTGAGACAGTAGCAAAGGAATTAAAGTTAAAAGTTAATCAAGTTACAAATACAATGCAACTTTTAGATGAAGGTGCAACTGTACCATTTGTTTCAAGATATAGAAAAGAGGTAACAGGAAATCTTGATGAAATAGAAATTGGGAAAATATTAGAATCTGTAACATATCTTAGAAATCTTGAAAAGAGAAAAGAAGAGGTAATTAGATTAATAGAGGAGCAAGGGAAACTTACAGAGGAACTTAGAAAGAGCATTGAAGATGCAGAGAAACTTCAAGAGGTAGAGGATATATATTTCCCTTATAGAAAGAAGAGAAAAACAAAAGCTGATATTGCAAAAGAAAGAGGACTTGAGCCTCTTGCTGATATTATGTTAAAGGCAAAGTCAGTGGAAGAGTTAGTAGAAAAAGCACAAGGATTTTTAACTGAAGATATAAAAACAGTTGATGAAGCTCTTGATGGAGCTATGTTGATTATAGCTCAAAATATCTCTGAAACACCTACTTATAGAGAGCAAATAAGAGAGATTATGCTTAAATATGGTATTCTTGTAACTAAAGAGAGTAAAAAAGCTAAGGAATTAGATGTAAAAAAAGTTTATGGAGACTATTATGATTATAGTGAGCCAGTTACAAAGATGCCACCTCATAGAATATTAGCAGTAAATAGAGGAGAAAAGGAAGATATACTATCTGTTAATATCACTTTAGACGAAAAAACTAGAGCTAGAGTGGAAAATCTTATATTAAAAGATTTTTTAAATAAAAACTTAAAGGATATTTATCTGAAAATAGTTGTAGACTCTTTAGATAGATTGATTTTACCATCTATTGAGAGAGAGGTTAGAAATATTTTAACTGATAAAGCTGAGTTAGAAGCTATTGCAGTATTTAAAGATAATTTGAAGAATCTTTTATTACAAGCACCACTAAAAGAAAAAAGTATATTAGCACTTGACCCAGGGTATAGAACTGGTTGTAAAGTAGCAGTAATTGATAAAAATGGATTTTATAGAGAAAATGATGTATTTTTCCTAGTTGGAGAGATGCACTCACCAAAACAGTTAGCTGAAGCAGAGAAGAAAATAATTGATTATGTAAATAAGTATAAAATTGATATAATAGTAATGGGAAATGGAACTGCTTCAAGAGAGACAGAAAGTTTTGTTGCAGATGTAATTAAAAAGAATAAATTAGATGTTAAGTATTTGATAGCAAATGAAGCAGGAGCATCAATCTATTCAGCATCGAAGATAGCAGCAGAGGAGTTTCCAGATCTAGATGTAACAGTTAGAGGAGCTATCTCTATTGGAAGAAGGGTACAAGA harbors:
- a CDS encoding RNA-binding transcriptional accessory protein, with amino-acid sequence MEKIFETVAKELKLKVNQVTNTMQLLDEGATVPFVSRYRKEVTGNLDEIEIGKILESVTYLRNLEKRKEEVIRLIEEQGKLTEELRKSIEDAEKLQEVEDIYFPYRKKRKTKADIAKERGLEPLADIMLKAKSVEELVEKAQGFLTEDIKTVDEALDGAMLIIAQNISETPTYREQIREIMLKYGILVTKESKKAKELDVKKVYGDYYDYSEPVTKMPPHRILAVNRGEKEDILSVNITLDEKTRARVENLILKDFLNKNLKDIYLKIVVDSLDRLILPSIEREVRNILTDKAELEAIAVFKDNLKNLLLQAPLKEKSILALDPGYRTGCKVAVIDKNGFYRENDVFFLVGEMHSPKQLAEAEKKIIDYVNKYKIDIIVMGNGTASRETESFVADVIKKNKLDVKYLIANEAGASIYSASKIAAEEFPDLDVTVRGAISIGRRVQDPLAELVKIDPKSIGVGMYQHDVNQGRLDESLDSVINYVVNSVGANLNTASWALLSHISGIKKNIAKNIVEYRKENGNFKNRKELMKVKGIGAKAYEQMAGFLVIPEGENVLDNTIIHPESYHIAKEILETVGFSVEKYGEDLTGAREQLKNFKAEKFAKENGYGEETVKDIYQALIRDRRDPRDSFEKPLLKSDILKMENLQIGMEIEGTVRNVVKFGAFIDIGLKNDALLHISEISNKFVDDPSKVLSVGQIIKVRIKDIDKERERVALTKKEK